One genomic window of Mycteria americana isolate JAX WOST 10 ecotype Jacksonville Zoo and Gardens chromosome 6, USCA_MyAme_1.0, whole genome shotgun sequence includes the following:
- the SHF gene encoding SH2 domain-containing adapter protein F isoform X3 — MLLSGAAAGSERGGGGAGAGAGAGAGAGGAPQCVGTMARWLREHLGFRSAKPAPPAPPKPDYRAGPPPQPPPPPGGAAEPLAAAQPDIVAAYRLQKERDFEDPYSGAPPPAAPDGPRYVSPKHRLIKVEAVEKVPASPPLPPLTPAAPSSPPAGPEPPDEPPQELAVLEDYADPFDAAQVAGSQAGLEKVTENDGYMEPYEAQKMMAEIRQKGLREAPARPLHLYDTPYEPVLGGLDVDGDRPVCPRPRESRLPEDDERPPEEYDQPWEWKKERISKAFAGAARASCT, encoded by the exons ATGCTGCTGAGCGGAGCGGCGGCCGGCTCGGagcgcggtggcggcggggcgggagccggggcgggagccggggcgggggccggcggggctccgCAGTGCGTGGGCACCATGGCCCGCTGGCTCCGCGAGCACCTGGGCTTCCGCAGCGCCaagcccgctccccccgcgccgcccaaGCCCGACTACCGCGCTgggccgccgccgcagccgcccccgccgcccgggggcGCCGCCGAGCCTCTGGCCGCCGCCCAGCCCGACATCGTGGCAGCGTACCGGCTGCAGAAGGAGCGCGACTTCGAGGACCCCTACagcggggcgccgccgcccgccgcccccgacGGACCTCGGTACGTCTCACCCAAGCACCGGCTCATCAAAGTGGAGGCCGTTGAGAAGGTGCCCGCCAgtcccccgctgccgccgctgaCACCCGCCGCCCCCAGCTCACCCCCAGCTGGCCCCGAGCCACCCGACGAGCCACCGCAGGAG CTGGCTGTCCTGGAGGACTACGCAGATCCCTTTGATGCGGCGCAGGTGGCTGGtagccaggcagggctggagaaggTGACGGAGAATGATGGATACATGGAGCCATATGAAGCCCAGAAGATGATGGCTG AGATCCGCCAGAAGGGCTTACGGGAGGCTCCTGCCCGGCCGCTGCACCTCTACGACACTCCCTACGAGCCTGTGCTTGGAGGGCTGGATGTGGATGGTGACCGCCCAGTTTGCCCCAGGCCCAGGGAGTCCCGGCTGCCTGAGGATGATGAGCGGCCACCGGAGGAGTATGACCAGCCCTGGGAGTGGAAGAAGGAGCGGATCTCCAAAGCCTTTGCAG